In Brassica napus cultivar Da-Ae chromosome A5 unlocalized genomic scaffold, Da-Ae chrA05_Random_43, whole genome shotgun sequence, the sequence TTATACTGATTTTAACTTACTTTTTTGAGAAACttattttaactttattttgacataatgattttttttttaaaagtcttcCATTTAAGACATATTTTTATGTCAGTGAAACTTTGTTGTTTTGATTCCAAAAAATAGTCTAAATATCAaactttgttgttttgttttgaaagatATGGAATctctattgtttttaaaatgcaATTACAATGCtgactaaaaatatatagtcGGTTATTTTAATTCTATGTGGATAACTTTGATTGCTAAttgcttttagttttttttaatatagagAATCACGTCACTGAgttataagatttttttcccGGGGTGATTTATTTGGATTATGTGCGTGAGATGTTTTAAAGTCGAGAAGTATACTTTTGCATAAATCTGTACTAATTTGGAAGAGGGATAGCTATAAAACCAAAAAGCGAAAATATTTCTCGAATCGAAGAATATGCAATGGACCAAAATATAGTGCTTAGAACTTTTCTTTGATAAACACAAGAATTAAACTATATATCCTATAACATCATAGACCAAATGGAAAAAACAGACGAAAACAGTCCTAATATTTTCTTGGCCAAACATGTCATAATAAGTGACCATGCTAACAATATATCAATATCAAACTATGAATGAACAGTGGTGGATCTAGAAATTGTTTTTATCCGgggcaaaatttaaaatttcaaaatattatttaataaatctacAGAGGCAGTAAATTTTGGTAAACAATTATACTAAAATCAGAAATGCCATAGTGGACAACTGGCCCATCCAAAATGTGAATAGCTTCTCCCATGTGCATGagcattttctttaaaatttgtgagctttcaaaaaaaaattatgtttatccTGAGGATAAGTGAAGAAAGAAGTATTGCCGACTCTGATATGTTTACTGGTACTGAGATAAGGTCATATCAAACATTGTTCGGATCTGTATAACAAAACTAGAATATAGTAAATTAGTAATGGTAACATAGCTAACTAAttcatttttggaaaattttaaatgtaCCAGATCATCAATCAACCAATTGTTTACTCTCAAATCAGAGAAAGTGAACAGCAACCAATGAAGAATGTTGCCTAACCAGTCTTGACAATTTGACATCCCTTGTATGATCTGAGCACATGAAAGCAAAAGGATCCTCAAATAAGGTATCTCTTTCACATAACTGTTACCGCTACCAGCTTGTTTCTGACCATGGGGTTCACTCGCCTGTGCATGCTGCTCATCTTTATGACTTGATGAAGCTTGGGAAGGTTCCTTTTGGAAATTTTCGTGaagaaaacatatatgattcTCCCCAGGCAGGCCAAATAACATAATCTTATCAAACATATGAGATATCTCAGTTAAATTGACATAAACAGTTGGATGCTTTTTACTTCTTTCTTCCGTCAAATTTTCATCTTCACACAAATGGCCTCTCTGCGGTCAATCTGGAAAGAACAGTGTCATTCTCCTTAAGATGATTTTCTTTGGATCAGAAGAAAGTCGGGATGTGAGGCACTCACTTGCTTTCTCCACATCTTCCAAACCTCATTAAATGGGTTTTTAGGACGTATTTCATCTTTTTATGGGTTTCCAAACCAAAACAGGTTCATTCAGTCTCAGCAACTTCTTAGAAGCCTCTTCTCCACGGTAGTTCTTCCCATTTAAAATTGTACAATGTCCCGTTTTAGACAATGGACTTGTGCTTAATTCTCAGATCAAATTgcgtgtttgtttttttatctttacaTCAACTTGCTTCCCGTTATCTGGACAAGTATACAATATCAAACACAAACATATGGGCAATATATAGACAAATCTTAATACTTTTCATAATCATTATTTGTTGAAAACTTAGGAGGCAACAAAAGATTAAAGCCCAAAAGCAATAACATACTGAAAGTTTGTGACCAATTTTTGGATACTTATATCTTCAGTTCTTCACCTTTCTTGACCTGatatttagaaatatatgaagcaTAAAACTTCAAGATATTCCCAGAGAAGATAAAACAATGAAGATAACATACTGAAGTGTTTGACTTCCAAATCCTCCGAATGCAGAAAGTGTTGCTCTCACTTTAACATAAAACAATGCGCAGAGAAGATACATTCACGTAAGAGATTTTCATAAGACAAATACATGAACTTATCTACAAAACTCACCTACAAAAGTTCTATAACTGATTTATAAAGATGATAAGTTTTTGCCGTAACGACAAAGAGTGGCTCAGTTTATGGAAAGCTTGGCTCATCAACTTGGCTTGGATAGCCATATGAGCATCACCCAtctcatcctcaagttctcttGTAGGAAAAATCACATAAAACCGTGAtgagagaaaaatatagaactCGGACCAAAATCATCAATTTATTCATCTCATATGAATCACATTACCTACACTGTCAGCACCAATAACACCAACTGAACAACTGCGGACTGAAGTGTCCAGAGGACCAAGGGCCTGTTTGCACCAATCAGGCTCTAATAGATGTCATTTCTCTGTATTTATTATACTGATTATCTTAGCAAGTGAGGAGTCAAGGCCTTTCAAATCGAATAGGGTTCAGTACGAAGAGTTAAAAAAACTACAATAACCTCCTTGTTTCAATGCTTCAGcccgtttttttttcttttctaataaTACATCAGGACCCTATATCTCCACAGCACGTccctattaataaaaaaaataatcaaaagcaACCCAAAGCTGAGATttgtaatatctatatatattaacaaagaAAACATATATGGAAAAAGCAGTATCACTGAGGGATATCTACCTTGGAAGGCCACCAACTACTAATGGTACATCAAGAGAAAAATATTCAGTAGAGTAAACTGAGACATAACTAAGAGAAACCCAAAGCTGAAAGGAGTAAATCAGTTTCTTCTGGTGTCAATGGGTTACCCCTCTGTTTCTTAGCTCTCAATCTATGAACCGTGAGTCTTAGGTCCTTCCTTGCCAAATCACCTTAGACAAAGTGAACAATGGGAAGTGTTATGTTTGTCCAAAACCTGCTCTAGATCATTAAGCaaagactttaatattttagtcAAAAAGACACTGATGTTGAGAATGCTTTTAGTTTAGGTAAAGAAGTCATTTCATGAGAAATAAAACATGATGGCAGCAATAATAAAGGTAAGAGATTGTGTCACCTAAAGACTGTTTTCTTATAGTAAATCAAACTGATTCTTTAATGGTTGAATCTGATGGTTGTTGCACGATTAGATGATGGACTTCATGTTTGTGGTCATCTTTTTATGCTTAAGAGTTATAGTGAGTTCCAAATATGCAACTGTTCCAACAACAATATATTAACAATGTATTGAATAATTCAGCTACGCATAGTTTCTCAGGCCAACCAACAAAATAGGATCATGAGAAAATGGTAAGAGTATGAAAATATCTGGAATATAATTACAATGATTTGTCTTCCTCAAATTCATAGCTTTTTGAAGAAGACACCGGCAGTGATGAATATTGAGGAGAAATATGTCTAAAGTTTGGGGATTCCCTAATTTGAAGaagtaaagaagaagatagattagagaaaaagaaaagccaTAGATGTTTGATTTGAAAGTTTGAATGCACATAATctacaataataataatgtgtCGTAAAGAAAAGTGGAAGTCATAGCGTCAGATAAGATTGATGAATTGATTCACGCAGTTAATGTATGAGAAATAGCTGAGATTGTAGAGAAGAACACAAAGAgatagatcaatgatgttcacAATTGATGTAAATGCAAAAGTTGAGTGAAATATTGCTGAGATGTCACTATATTATTGGTAGATTTTTTAATCTTACATGGATAGCTTTAGGACTCAACATATCTCTTTTAGTATTGTTATAGATAAATAAAACATGAGATTATTCCGTATTGGGCTGTTGCTTTTGCAGCGACGTCGTTTCTTCTGTCTTACACGTTTTATAACCCAGACGCGCTCTCTCTCACAGGAGAAAGAAAAGTAAAAGAAGGCACTTTCTCATCTCCCTTTTTCTTCTACTTGGATCATTCGTGAATCTGTTTCTCCTTGATCGAAACCGTTTCAATTTCGAAACCATTCGATCGTGGGTTGGTAGTCTGTCAATTAGAAGCCGAAAAAGGGATGGCGGCTGTGAATGGGTACCAAGGAAATACTCCGGCGGAAACAACGCCGGCAGCCACCGGATCGAAACAACCTGCTCCTCCGTCTAAGACCGTCGATAGCCAATCCGTTCTCAAAAGGTTCTTCCTTTTTACGATATTTGGAATATTTCGcctcaaattaaaataatttcctTGAATCCGTACTCAACATGGCGtcgatttgatttttatttgtttatgggTTTCATGTTTAGGTTAGGATCTGGCTCCACCCATATCCATTTCTTTGTGGTCGTACATGCTTCTAGAATATATCTTTAGGGAGACGATGGCCCCCAAAATGTTGATTGTGACTTCTCTTGTTCCCTTGTGAATTTTATCGTTTCTCTCCTTGTCTACCAACTGTTCGCGAAAATTGCTCTAAGAAAAACGATGCATTATCACATTTCGCTATGTTTTTAGTACTTTTATGCTTACAGCTTCGTTTCCTGTTTTGTTCTTTATTGGTTAAGCAAATTCATGACTTTTCCTAATCCATTGTTCTCCTTTAATACGCAGGCTACAATCTGAACTAATGGGTTTAATGGTAAGCTTGAGATACATGAAGTTGAacgcttatatatatatatatatgtatatgtatggtCTTTTGATATTGATGTTTGTTTTCTCAGATGGGAGGTGATCCGGGGATATCGGCTTTCCCAGAGGAAGACAACATATTCTGCTGGAAAGGGACAATCACAGGAAGCAAAGATACTGTGTTTGAAGGAACTGAGTACAGACTCTCACTCTCTTTCTCCAACGATTATCCTTTCAAACCTCCCAAAATTAAGTTTGAGACTTGCTGCTTCCACCCCAATGTGGATCTCTATGGCAATATTTGCTTGGACATTCTTCAGGTACAAGACAAATCATTTTTGCTCCTACTAGTGCTACTTGTGTGTTACTGGTTAATCCCCTGGAGCGTTAAAGCTACTATGTATCAAAGAAGCAGTAGTACTTAAAACAAAGAACATCTGGTTTCACATTGTTTGTAGGATAAATGGTCATCTGCTTATGATGTGAGGACGATATTACTCTCCATTCAAAGCCTTCTTGGAGGTAACACCTATGTGCTGACCGTTGAGAGTTTTCTTAATTGGTTTGATCCAAGATCTGATTCTCCGTGTTTTGTTTGAGCAGAACCGAACATCAGCTCACCATTGAACAATCAAGCAGCTAAGCTTTGGAGCAACCAAGAAGGTAATTTGCAGTAAATAGTAAATAGAATAACACATCTCTCTGGTTTTCTCAGTTTTTATCATCAAATAATGAATGTTCTCTTATGTGTGTTTTGCTGGTGTACAGagtataggaagatggttgaGAAGCTCTACAAACCATTAAACGCATGATTCTCTATCTCTTTCTGTAACTGCATTCAAAAGatcatgtttctttttttttgtactttgtAATCTCAATTCGTGCCAAGTCTTAGCAATCGAAAACCCTTATGTTGCAGATACAGTCTAGCTACTCGCAGTTTAACCAATTATTACCAGATGAAAGACTGTTTGTTTCAGAAATAATATGGAAGTTCAAAAAAGTAAACGGGATTTGAGGAAAAAGGTTGTAGGAATATCCCAGCTTAAAATCAGCAAAAGCACATCAGTTTCTCTGTTGACCTAAAAGAAGATGGGCCtaagtaaatatttttcagCCCAACATATAAAACGACACCGCTTCGTACATAACCTGGCCGCACACtcgagaaagaaagaaaccttGAAAGTTAACAAAACCCGCCGGAGTCTCTCACTGTCGCAAGTGAAATCATTTTTCATCGTTTAGAAAAGcgaacaatctctctctctctctctctctctctctctcggcgaGTTCAGATCTCTGATCTAAGGGCACTTTTTACATCTCCCTCGTGTTCATCGCTTAACTTGATATGTCGATCTCCGCTCAAAATCCTGATATTTCCGGCGAGAGGCAATCCGGCCAAGATGTCCGTACTCAGAACggtactcttcttcttcttcttctctcccaAGATTTCGCTATTTCGTCTAGTTTCAGTCTCCCGTTACTACTGCTCATACTAATCTATTCTTTAGAAAAGTATCTAACTCACATTGGATTGATTATTATCTGCAGTGATGGCTTGTCAAGCTGTTTCAAACATTGTTAAAACCTCGCTTGGTCCTGTTGGACTCGACAAGGTACGTACCCTGGCTCTACTTGCTTTGTTATTGAGATTTGTTTATTTGGTTTCTGATttgcattatatataaaaatcagaTGTTGGTGGATGATATTGGTGATGTGACCATTACCAATGACGGTGCTACCATCCTTAGGATGTTGGAGGTCGAACACCCTGCTGCTAAGGTTCTTGTTGAGTTAGCTGAACTCCAGGACAGAGAAGTTGGTGATGGGACTACATCTGTTGTCATTGTTGCTGCTGAGTTGCTcaaggtttttttctttttctttttattattcatCTTGTCCATGGTAATAACTGCGTCTTGATGATTAATGGTCTTATGCATTTATTTTGCAGAGGGCAAATGATTTGGTTAGGAACAAAATACATCCTACATCAATTATCAGTGGTTACAGGGTAAGCTCCACCTCCTATGTAGTGGCCTGCTTTCCAGATTTGTTTTCACTGTGTTCATAATCTGTTTTACTCTTGACAGCTAGCGATGAGAGAAGCTTGCAAATACATTGAGGAGAAATTGGTGACTAAGGTTTGCCCTCTTGTGATGGTTTATAATTTCGCATCTGgtctatttttttctgaattagTAGTATACATCATGTGAGTGAACTTGAATTTATGTGGGAAAGTTTTATACATGTGTTTGTGTCAGCTTGGTTGGGTAAGTTATCTGTTGTGCTTGTCTCTGCCCCGTTACTTAACTACTTCTATTGCTTTTGTATAGGTCGAAAAGCTTGGGAAAGCTCCATTGATTAACTGTGCTAAAACCAGCATGTCCTCCAAACTGATCTCTGGTGACAGCGACTTCTTTGCCAATTTGGTATGCTTCCAGTTCTCATTCTTTGTCAATTACATGAGTCTGTCTTAGATATTCCGTTTAAGGTTTGGAAAACCGTTGATATTTTTTTGCGGTACGACCCTTATCATTGCATGTTGCAACTGTTATaatcacattttttattttcaaggTTGTGGATGCAGTTCTGTCAGTTAAGATGACAAATCAGCGAGGGGAGATTAAATACCCTATCAAGGTCTGTTTATGCTCCTCTCTTAAAGTTTTAAACATAGCATCTGGAGTGAggatcatatttttttatgtttaaaccCTTCTGCTTACTACATTGTAGGGGATTAATATCCTGAAAGCTCATGGACAAAGTGCAAAAGACAGCTATTTGTTGAATGGATATGCACTCAATACTGGCCGTGCTGCCCAAGGGATGCCATTGCGAGTTTCTCCAGCGAAGATTGCTTGCCTCGACTTCAATCTTCAGAAGACGAAAATGCAGCTGGGTGTCCAAGTTGTTGTAAACGACCCACGAGAACTTGAAAAAATCCGTCAAAGGTAACTTTCACTAAATTTCTTACATTCAGAGTACTTAGTTTTTCCTTCTACAAATGGAATTGCTTTGCTCTCTTGGTAGGTCTATTCTGCGCTTGTACTACTTATGTTATCTATCTTCCATAAacagtttttttaatatgttactGGATATTTGTTTCACAGAGAAGCTGACATGACCAAAGAGCGGATAGAGAAACTTCTTAAAGCTGGGGCCAATGTTATTCTGACCACCAAGGGAATTGACGACATGGCACTTAAAGTAAGATTGAAgaccaatatttttttctctacccTTAGGCATTTCGTTACAAAGTATTTGAGTATTATTTTCCTTTATGTTTATTCATCAAAGTTATTGAAATCCTTGTGTTCTCACTTCGTTTGCGTTTATGTCAGTACTTTGTAGAGGCAGGGGCTATTGCTGTTAGGCGTGTCCGCAAAGAAGACATGCGCCATGTTGCCAAAGCAACAGGAGCAACTCTGGTACTTCCTCAgctattcttcttttttatattaaaagcaTTAGAACTAAGTTACAAAAACTAAGGTATGATTGTGAAACTTCAGATCATATCTAATATTCTTGTTCTTTGCTTTTAGGTCACCACTTTTGCTGACATGGAGGGGGAAGAAACATTTGATCCGGCACACCTTGGATCTGCAGACGAAGTTGTGGAGGAGAGAATCGCAGATGATGATGTTGTGTTGATAAAGGGAACGAAAACAAGCAGTGCGGTATGCCATTTGCTCTCTGCTTTGGATCATGCTTAATTGTTGGCATTACTacaatcatatattttatttaaagttaTTCCCAAAAGTTATTGATTGCTATGAGAGTTTAGTCTAGTTTTGTCATGACATCACAAGATTTTTTGTCTATTAGGTCTCCTTGATCTTGAGAGGTGCGAATGACTACATGCTTGATGAGATGGAGAGAGCACTTCACGATTCTTTATGTATTGTCAAGAGGACCCTCGAATCCAACACGGTAATATCCTCTTGCTACATGTTAAGAGACATTCCTTGCATTTGGTAATGATTATGACATTTCTGGTTTTAAGCAACACTCTGGTTCGTGTCAAAACAGGTGGTTGCGGGTGGAGGTGCAGTAGAATCAGCGTTGTCTGTGTATCTGGAGCACCTTGCTACAACCTTGGGCTCTCGTGAACAATTGGCTATTGCTGAATTTGCAGATGCGCTATTGATTATACCAAAGGTCTCATTTctatttcatcaatatataaaaCTCGACTTTAATCTGGTCTTATTATCCAACAATTATCATCCTATGTACAGGTGCTTGCAGTAAACGCTGCTAAGGATGCAACCGAGTTGGTAGCTAAACTAAGAGCATACCACCACACCGCACAAACCAAGGCTGATAAGAAGCACTATTCAAGGTATTAGAGCAATATTGCTGTCTGTGTCTTCTGGTCTCActtgaaaaaaatgtttagcTCATTGGCTCTGTGTTGGGAAAACGCAGCATGGGACTTGACCTTGTTAACGGAACCATTCGTAACAATTTGGAAGCTGGAGTGATCGAACCAGCGATGAGCAAAGTGAAAATCATCCAGGTGAAGCATTTGACTTAGTTTTTCACATCAAACAAATTCTCATGAAATCGAGTTGTCTTTAAATCTTAAACGAGCTTTGTTTTCTGACCAGTTTGCAACAGAGGCAGCCATTACCATTCTGCGAATTGATGACATGATCAAACTGGTGAAGGAAGATGGCCAAGGCGATGAGTAACCAAACTTCAAGCTTCTCTTTGTTCGTCATATCTTTAGTGTGCGTTTCTCTGTCAGCTTCTTTTTCAAGCTGTAACAACGACATATCCTCTGAAACATCagtttatgttttttcttcttttttttacttcaaTGTCTTTTCGGATTTATCGTTTTCTGAACAATATTATTCGTTGTTTTTCGATACTGTgttaaaattttccattaattagtTAGTGTCATAATTATGAgcagaagaaacaaaaatatttacctacATGCGTCTGAAACTGAAACAATCGACTAACTATACATTCTTTATCTACGCAACTATCCAACTATTCATATGTTCGATATGGTTCGAACGCTATGAGATGAAGCCAGCAACAATGCAGAGCCGATGCTTGAGCCATCTTCCATGGCCTTAATCACTACTTGTCGAGCCACGTCATCTCCCAATATATCTCTCAAAGCTTCGTCCATGTATTCTCTGAACATCCTATAATTCGAATAGAGACCACCTTCTACTGCCACCACTGTCCTCCTCATCATCTGCTTATcgctacttcttcttcttccttctcctaCGCTCCCATCTCTCCCCAGTTTCTTCAAGATTCCTGAGATTCCTGCTGCTGCTAGCCTAGCTGCTCTGCGTGTCACTACATCGCATATCTTCACTACAAGTTTCCTCACCTTCAGTGGTACATTCGGTACCTGTTGTTATGAACAAAGGAGATGGTCGTTAAGTCATGGGATTGTAGGTAATCATTCATTTATAGGGCGAAACATCATTTACCCCTAAATGTTTCAAGATTGTTGCTACTTCATGTAACTCGGGTGTGTCATCTTCGTGCATTGCTGAGACTGAATTTGTTCTGTGGAACAAGTATTTGATTTAAAACATGTGCAGATAAACTCACAAAATACAACTATTGGCAGCCATTACGTAAGCTTTCTAGCTATGGCAATTCGTAAAAACCTTCAGATACAGAAGATACAAAAGGAAATGTACCTTAGAACAAAAGGCGTCGATAAAATGGATGAGATGGGTCCAAAGATGTCAGACTCTTGTGACATACGAAGAATTACTCTGCGGACAATGTCGCCCAGATACATCCCTCCTATCATCTTCTCAAATCCCTATATTAAAAACACCCACCAATTCAACTTCACTGCTCATTAGTTACCTGATGACAAGCCTTAAAGCATGATAAAACGAAAAGAGGAAAAAAGAGAAGTTAGCAAAACATTACCATGTCATTTGAATTCAAACTCTCTGCATCCAACTCAATGTCAtatgaagttcttggaagacgAGATGACCAAAAGTTTCCCCACTCCATGTTCACCACCTAACACATAAAGAGCAAAGCATTACAAGATAATATTTTACACTAAACCCAGAGGAATCTAAAATACAGGTTTCTTAGAATGAATACCATGCTTCCAGAAGTTGTGCGCGGATTCTGACACTTGATTATGGCATCAGTGCGTTCGAGGTAACAAGCATTACTACCTGTTCCAAAGACAACAGCGGCAATCGTGTCTGGGTCATGATAATGTCCATAGGACAGGGCCCCAACTGTATCATTCACCTGCTCAAACAGTGAAACTAATATTATAACCAATCCCCATGTTTCTTCCGTTAGAAAGAATTTTGTAAACGGAGTATGAAACAGAAGGAGAAATTTCAAAGGATTTGTAATGGATGAAGGAGCAGTTCCCCCAAGGATATGAGTCTCTATTGAAGTAACAAAGCACTTACAAGAGCTGCGACGTGTATATCCAGCCCTCTCCTGTCCACCGCTCCTTGTAGACATTCAGCAATATCTTCCCCAGCCTAAAGTAATATGATCAATGTGTCAAGAAACATAAGAAAATAGTTAACTTTAGATGCGCTAACGCTTGACGCAGCATCAGTGATTATATTTACCCCAACCGAACTCAAAATGCAAGAAGATGGATCACATTATACGTCAGcaagttaaaataaaaaggttatacGCTTGACTTGATCCAACAATTATCCTAATTTCTTCACAGATTGAGATGATACAATGAAGCCTTAGAAGTAACCTTTATAAGGCAGACAGGTAAAAAGAGGTTGCAGAAAGTTTGAACTAACCATTTCACTAATTGCGAAACCTTTGGTCCATTTGATGAGA encodes:
- the LOC106428809 gene encoding ubiquitin-conjugating enzyme E2 19, which produces MAAVNGYQGNTPAETTPAATGSKQPAPPSKTVDSQSVLKRLQSELMGLMMGGDPGISAFPEEDNIFCWKGTITGSKDTVFEGTEYRLSLSFSNDYPFKPPKIKFETCCFHPNVDLYGNICLDILQDKWSSAYDVRTILLSIQSLLGEPNISSPLNNQAAKLWSNQEEYRKMVEKLYKPLNA
- the LOC106428881 gene encoding T-complex protein 1 subunit alpha, encoding MSISAQNPDISGERQSGQDVRTQNVMACQAVSNIVKTSLGPVGLDKMLVDDIGDVTITNDGATILRMLEVEHPAAKVLVELAELQDREVGDGTTSVVIVAAELLKRANDLVRNKIHPTSIISGYRLAMREACKYIEEKLVTKVEKLGKAPLINCAKTSMSSKLISGDSDFFANLVVDAVLSVKMTNQRGEIKYPIKGINILKAHGQSAKDSYLLNGYALNTGRAAQGMPLRVSPAKIACLDFNLQKTKMQLGVQVVVNDPRELEKIRQREADMTKERIEKLLKAGANVILTTKGIDDMALKYFVEAGAIAVRRVRKEDMRHVAKATGATLVTTFADMEGEETFDPAHLGSADEVVEERIADDDVVLIKGTKTSSAVSLILRGANDYMLDEMERALHDSLCIVKRTLESNTVVAGGGAVESALSVYLEHLATTLGSREQLAIAEFADALLIIPKVLAVNAAKDATELVAKLRAYHHTAQTKADKKHYSSMGLDLVNGTIRNNLEAGVIEPAMSKVKIIQFATEAAITILRIDDMIKLVKEDGQGDE
- the LOC125594317 gene encoding hexokinase-4; this encodes MGRVLVMLTAATAVVACSVATVMVRRRVKRRRKWRKVVGLLKDLEESFETPLGRLRQMVDAIAVEMQAGLVSEGGSKLKMLLTFVDDLPNGSERGTYYALHLGGSYFRIIRVHLGGQRSSLEVQDIERHSIPTSLLNSTSEVLFDFLASSLQRFIEKEGHESISSQDVKRELAFTFSFPVKQTSLSSGVLIKWTKGFAISEMAGEDIAECLQGAVDRRGLDIHVAALVNDTVGALSYGHYHDPDTIAAVVFGTGSNACYLERTDAIIKCQNPRTTSGSMVVNMEWGNFWSSRLPRTSYDIELDAESLNSNDMGFEKMIGGMYLGDIVRRVILRMSQESDIFGPISSILSTPFVLRTNSVSAMHEDDTPELHEVATILKHLGVPNVPLKVRKLVVKICDVVTRRAARLAAAGISGILKKLGRDGSVGEGRRRSSDKQMMRRTVVAVEGGLYSNYRMFREYMDEALRDILGDDVARQVVIKAMEDGSSIGSALLLASSHSVRTISNI